A portion of the Anoxybacillus gonensis genome contains these proteins:
- the ftsH gene encoding ATP-dependent zinc metalloprotease FtsH — protein sequence MNRIFRNTIFYLLIFLVVIGVVSFLNGGNQRAERMTYDAFITHLENGDVKYVSLKPERGVYEIRGQLKTYAEGQFFTTYVANSPQVLQRIDEAAKQAKVEVLPADETSGWVTFFTSIIPFIIIFILFFFLLNQAQGGGSRVMNFGKSRAKLYNEDKKRVRFKDVAGADEEKQELVEIVEFLKDPRKFVELGARIPKGVLLVGPPGTGKTLLARAVAGEAGVPFFSISGSDFVEMFVGVGASRVRDLFETAKKNAPCIIFIDEIDAVGRQRGAGLGGGHDEREQTLNQLLVEMDGFSGNEGIIIIAATNRPDILDPALLRPGRFDRQITVDRPDVKGREAVLRVHARNKPLDESVDLKAIAMRTPGFSGADLENLLNEAALVAARRNKKKIDMSDIDEATDRVIAGPAKKSRVISEKERKIVAYHEAGHTVIGMVLADAEMVHKVTIVPRGQAGGYAVMLPKEDRYFMTKPELLDKITGLLGGRVAEEIVFGEVSTGAHNDFQRATSIARRMVTEFGMSDKLGPMQFGQSHGQVFLGRDLHNEQNYSDQIAYEIDLEMQRIIKECYEKAKRVLTENRDKLELIANTLLEVETLDAEQIKHLFEHGTLPNRNGNQQDEVKVNIQTKKEE from the coding sequence ATGAACCGCATTTTCCGTAATACAATCTTTTACTTACTTATTTTCCTTGTCGTCATTGGCGTTGTCAGCTTTTTGAATGGCGGCAATCAACGGGCGGAACGGATGACGTACGATGCGTTCATTACCCATCTAGAAAATGGTGATGTAAAGTATGTCTCGTTGAAGCCAGAACGAGGCGTTTATGAGATTCGCGGGCAATTAAAAACTTACGCTGAAGGGCAGTTTTTTACAACATATGTCGCAAACAGCCCACAAGTGCTTCAGCGAATCGATGAGGCGGCAAAGCAGGCGAAAGTAGAAGTGTTGCCTGCTGATGAAACGAGCGGATGGGTGACGTTTTTTACGTCCATTATTCCGTTTATCATCATTTTTATTTTGTTCTTCTTTTTATTAAATCAAGCGCAAGGCGGCGGCAGCCGAGTGATGAATTTTGGCAAAAGCCGTGCGAAATTGTATAACGAAGATAAGAAGCGCGTGCGCTTTAAAGACGTTGCCGGTGCGGATGAAGAAAAGCAAGAACTTGTTGAAATTGTTGAGTTTTTAAAAGATCCTCGCAAGTTTGTCGAGCTTGGTGCTCGCATTCCAAAAGGGGTTCTTCTCGTCGGACCGCCTGGAACAGGGAAAACATTATTGGCAAGAGCTGTTGCTGGAGAAGCAGGTGTTCCGTTTTTCTCTATTAGCGGTTCAGATTTCGTTGAAATGTTTGTCGGTGTCGGTGCTTCGCGTGTGCGTGATTTATTTGAAACAGCGAAGAAAAACGCTCCTTGTATCATTTTCATTGACGAGATTGATGCGGTCGGGCGTCAACGCGGTGCCGGCTTAGGTGGAGGACATGATGAACGGGAGCAAACATTAAACCAATTGCTCGTTGAAATGGATGGATTTAGCGGAAATGAAGGAATTATCATTATCGCTGCAACAAACCGTCCAGACATTTTAGACCCTGCCCTTTTACGTCCGGGTCGTTTTGACCGTCAAATCACCGTTGATCGTCCAGATGTGAAAGGACGTGAAGCCGTTCTTCGTGTGCACGCGCGCAACAAGCCACTTGATGAATCTGTTGACTTAAAAGCGATCGCGATGCGTACACCTGGTTTTTCTGGTGCAGATTTAGAAAACTTATTAAATGAGGCTGCGCTTGTTGCAGCTCGGCGCAACAAGAAAAAAATTGATATGAGCGATATTGATGAGGCAACGGATCGCGTCATTGCTGGTCCTGCTAAGAAAAGTCGCGTCATTTCTGAAAAAGAACGAAAAATCGTCGCTTATCACGAAGCAGGTCATACAGTCATTGGCATGGTGCTTGCTGATGCGGAAATGGTACATAAAGTAACGATCGTACCGCGCGGTCAAGCAGGCGGCTATGCGGTCATGTTACCAAAAGAAGACCGTTATTTTATGACAAAACCAGAATTGCTTGATAAAATTACAGGTCTTCTCGGCGGACGCGTTGCGGAGGAAATCGTATTTGGTGAAGTGAGTACAGGAGCACATAACGACTTCCAACGTGCCACAAGCATCGCTCGTCGCATGGTTACGGAGTTCGGTATGAGCGATAAGCTTGGACCGATGCAGTTTGGCCAATCTCACGGTCAAGTGTTTTTAGGTCGTGATTTGCATAACGAGCAAAATTATAGTGATCAAATCGCATACGAAATTGATCTTGAGATGCAGCGCATTATTAAAGAATGTTATGAAAAAGCGAAACGCGTATTAACGGAAAATCGCGATAAGCTGGAGCTTATTGCGAATACGTTGCTTGAAGTTGAAACGCTTGATGCGGAACAAATTAAGCATTTGTTTGAGCACGGTACGTTACCGAATCGAAATGGCAATCAACAAGATGAGGTAAAAGTAAATATTCAAACGAAAAAAGAAGAATAA
- a CDS encoding type III pantothenate kinase yields MIFVLDVGNTNTVLGVYDGDELKFHWRIETSRSKTEDEYGMIVKMLLQDVGLHFSDIDGIIISSVVPPIMFALERMCTKYFHIKPLIVGPGIKTGLNIKYDNPKEVGADRIVNAVAGIHLYGAPLIIVDFGTATTYCYINEHKQYMGGAIAPGITISTEALYSRAAKLPRIEIARPDDIIGKNTVSAMQAGILYGYVGQVEGIVSRMKEKSTIPPKVIATGGLASLIAHESNVIDIVDPFLTLKGLQLLYERNKKGE; encoded by the coding sequence ATGATTTTTGTATTAGACGTTGGAAACACAAATACCGTACTAGGTGTATATGACGGAGATGAACTGAAGTTTCACTGGCGCATTGAAACGAGCCGAAGCAAAACAGAAGATGAGTATGGGATGATCGTGAAAATGTTATTGCAAGATGTCGGATTGCATTTTTCTGATATTGACGGCATCATTATTTCTTCCGTTGTTCCACCAATTATGTTTGCGTTAGAGCGAATGTGTACAAAATACTTTCATATTAAGCCGCTCATTGTCGGTCCAGGCATTAAAACAGGGCTGAACATTAAGTATGACAATCCAAAAGAAGTCGGAGCAGACCGAATTGTCAATGCTGTAGCGGGCATTCATTTGTACGGGGCACCGCTCATTATTGTTGATTTCGGTACCGCAACAACATACTGTTATATTAACGAGCATAAACAATATATGGGAGGAGCTATTGCGCCAGGTATTACGATTTCTACGGAAGCGCTTTATTCTCGTGCTGCTAAACTTCCACGCATTGAGATTGCCCGTCCAGACGATATTATTGGGAAAAATACAGTAAGTGCGATGCAGGCAGGTATTTTATACGGATATGTTGGACAAGTAGAAGGAATTGTGTCACGGATGAAAGAAAAAAGCACTATTCCTCCAAAAGTAATTGCAACAGGTGGATTAGCTTCATTAATTGCCCATGAATCGAATGTGATTGATATCGTCGATCCGTTTTTAACGTTAAAAGGATTGCAATTGTTATATGAGCGAAACAAGAAAGGTGAGTGA
- the hslO gene encoding Hsp33 family molecular chaperone HslO, with translation MADYLVKALAYDGQVRAYAVRTTETVREAQRRHKTWPTASAALGRAMTAGVMMGAMLKGDSQITIKIEGGGPIGHILVDSNAKGHVRGYVSNPHVHFELNANGKLDVARAVGTNGTLTVVKDLGLRDYFTGQVPLVSGELGEDFTYYFVSSEQTPSSVGVGVLVNPDDTILAAGGFILQLMPGTEEKTIADIEKNLATIPPISKMIESGLTPEQILYELLGGEQNVKILETMPVSFVCRCSRERVADAIISLGAEEIQQMIDEEGKAEASCHFCNETYTFSAEDLEELKKLAKQK, from the coding sequence ATGGCAGATTATTTAGTAAAAGCGTTGGCATACGATGGGCAAGTGAGAGCGTATGCCGTACGAACAACAGAAACCGTTCGGGAGGCGCAGCGGCGACATAAAACATGGCCGACAGCGTCTGCAGCATTAGGTCGTGCGATGACAGCGGGCGTGATGATGGGAGCGATGTTAAAAGGAGATAGCCAAATTACAATTAAAATTGAAGGTGGCGGACCTATTGGGCATATTCTTGTTGATAGTAACGCCAAAGGACATGTGCGCGGTTACGTATCCAATCCACATGTTCATTTTGAATTGAATGCGAATGGGAAGCTCGATGTCGCTCGAGCAGTTGGGACAAATGGAACATTAACAGTTGTGAAAGACTTAGGGTTACGCGATTATTTTACAGGACAAGTTCCGCTCGTATCTGGAGAACTTGGTGAAGACTTTACATACTATTTCGTTTCCTCTGAACAAACGCCATCATCCGTTGGGGTTGGTGTGTTAGTGAATCCGGATGATACGATATTAGCGGCGGGTGGTTTTATTTTACAACTTATGCCGGGTACAGAAGAAAAAACAATTGCCGACATTGAAAAAAATTTAGCTACTATTCCGCCGATCTCAAAAATGATTGAAAGTGGTTTAACGCCGGAACAAATTTTATATGAATTGCTTGGTGGGGAACAAAATGTAAAAATTCTCGAAACGATGCCTGTATCATTTGTTTGTCGTTGTTCACGTGAACGAGTAGCAGATGCGATCATTAGCTTAGGAGCGGAAGAAATTCAACAAATGATTGATGAGGAAGGGAAAGCGGAAGCCTCTTGTCATTTTTGTAATGAAACGTACACATTTTCGGCCGAAGATCTTGAGGAGTTAAAAAAATTAGCAAAACAAAAATAA
- the cysK gene encoding cysteine synthase A, which produces MARVVQSITELIGQTPVVKLNRIVDEDSADVYVKLEFMNPGSSVKDRIALAMIEAAEKAGKIQPGDTIIEPTSGNTGIGLAMVAAAKGYKAIFVMPDTMSLERRNLLRAYGAELVLTPGSEGMRGAIQKAEQLAQEHGYFMPQQFKNEANPEVHRLTTGKEIVEQMGDQLDAFVAGIGTGGTITGAGEVLRQAYPNIKIYAVEPADSPVLSGGKPGPHKIQGIGAGFVPDILNTSIYDEVVTVKTEEAFAAARLAARQEGILGGISSGAAIHVALQVAKKLGKGKKVLAIIPSNGERYLSTPLYQFEE; this is translated from the coding sequence ATGGCGCGTGTAGTACAATCCATTACAGAGTTAATTGGTCAAACACCGGTAGTGAAGTTAAATCGCATCGTTGATGAAGATAGCGCAGATGTATATGTGAAGTTAGAGTTTATGAATCCAGGAAGCAGCGTAAAAGACCGGATTGCGCTTGCGATGATTGAAGCAGCAGAAAAAGCCGGAAAAATTCAGCCTGGGGATACAATCATTGAACCGACAAGCGGAAATACGGGAATTGGTTTAGCAATGGTTGCTGCCGCAAAAGGATATAAAGCCATTTTCGTTATGCCTGATACGATGAGTTTAGAGCGCCGTAACTTACTTCGTGCTTATGGGGCAGAGCTTGTATTAACCCCAGGAAGCGAAGGAATGCGAGGGGCTATTCAAAAAGCAGAGCAGCTTGCACAAGAGCACGGTTATTTTATGCCGCAACAATTTAAAAACGAAGCAAATCCAGAAGTGCATCGTTTAACGACAGGAAAAGAAATCGTTGAGCAAATGGGCGATCAATTAGATGCGTTTGTAGCCGGAATTGGAACGGGTGGAACGATTACAGGAGCTGGAGAAGTGTTGCGTCAAGCATATCCAAACATTAAAATTTATGCGGTTGAACCAGCTGACTCTCCTGTGCTTTCAGGTGGAAAACCAGGTCCGCATAAAATACAAGGAATCGGTGCGGGATTCGTCCCAGATATTTTAAATACATCCATTTACGATGAAGTCGTCACTGTAAAGACGGAGGAAGCATTTGCAGCCGCTCGTCTAGCTGCTCGCCAAGAAGGCATTTTAGGAGGCATTTCATCTGGTGCAGCGATTCATGTAGCGTTGCAAGTGGCGAAAAAATTAGGAAAAGGAAAGAAAGTGTTAGCAATTATTCCAAGTAACGGTGAACGTTATTTGAGCACACCACTATATCAGTTTGAAGAATAA
- the trpE gene encoding anthranilate synthase component I: MMKKITYAQRDWFSQYKALSRKQLHHVLLESGRDGRYSIIGLQPFAVVIGKDDKLTVWQKHRTETFEGNILQSLKKWFNQWKIEKLEEGPDFQGGAIGYISYDCARYIEKLPSIARDDLNMPDLYFLVFDDVFVYDHFESSLYFITHYVDGEEQKAHERLARYEQLWTTDLADASRPFIPNYEKEETVSMSEEQFMEAVEKVRAYIAQGDVFQVNLSVRQSKRLLTHPFAVYEKLRTLNPSPYMAYMHFPEFQLVSGSPELLVKKKGEYVSTRPIAGTRSRGKTIQEDEQIAQSLLANEKERAEHLMLVDLERNDLGRVCAYGTVHVDEFMVIEKYSHVMHLVSHVSGRLEEGKDAFDVISAVFPGGTITGAPKVRTMEIIEELEPVRRGVYTGSIGWIGFNGDMELNIAIRTMIAKDGLAYVQAGAGIVIDSQPEHEYKECLKKAFALWKAKELSEEEYVQLSMR, translated from the coding sequence ATGATGAAAAAAATCACATACGCACAACGTGATTGGTTTTCTCAATATAAAGCATTGTCACGAAAACAGTTGCATCATGTTTTGCTTGAGAGTGGACGGGACGGTCGATACAGTATTATCGGTTTACAACCATTTGCGGTTGTCATTGGGAAAGATGACAAGTTGACAGTGTGGCAGAAACATCGCACAGAGACGTTTGAAGGGAATATATTGCAATCATTAAAAAAATGGTTCAATCAATGGAAGATAGAAAAATTAGAGGAAGGCCCAGACTTTCAAGGCGGAGCGATTGGATACATCAGTTACGATTGTGCGCGGTATATTGAAAAGCTTCCTTCGATCGCACGTGACGATTTAAATATGCCCGATTTGTATTTCCTCGTATTTGACGATGTGTTTGTATATGATCACTTTGAATCGTCCCTTTATTTCATTACTCACTATGTAGACGGAGAAGAGCAGAAAGCGCACGAACGTCTTGCACGATACGAGCAATTATGGACAACGGACTTGGCCGATGCTTCTCGTCCGTTTATTCCGAACTATGAGAAGGAAGAAACGGTATCAATGAGCGAAGAGCAGTTTATGGAAGCTGTCGAAAAAGTGCGTGCGTATATTGCGCAAGGCGATGTTTTTCAAGTGAACTTGTCTGTGCGACAGTCGAAACGGTTACTTACTCATCCGTTTGCGGTGTATGAAAAATTACGTACATTAAATCCATCACCATACATGGCATATATGCATTTTCCTGAATTTCAACTCGTAAGCGGTTCCCCAGAGTTACTTGTGAAAAAGAAGGGGGAGTATGTGAGTACACGTCCGATTGCAGGAACGCGTTCACGTGGTAAAACAATTCAAGAAGATGAACAAATTGCGCAGTCATTATTAGCAAACGAAAAAGAGCGAGCGGAACATTTAATGCTTGTTGACCTAGAACGGAACGATCTTGGGCGTGTATGTGCATATGGGACGGTACATGTAGACGAGTTTATGGTGATTGAAAAATATTCTCACGTAATGCATCTCGTCTCGCATGTTTCTGGACGACTTGAAGAAGGGAAAGACGCGTTCGATGTGATATCCGCTGTGTTTCCAGGTGGAACGATTACAGGGGCTCCGAAAGTACGAACAATGGAAATTATCGAAGAGCTAGAGCCTGTTCGACGTGGTGTTTACACAGGTTCCATTGGTTGGATCGGATTTAACGGCGATATGGAGTTAAACATTGCGATTCGAACGATGATTGCGAAAGATGGTCTTGCCTATGTACAGGCGGGGGCAGGAATCGTTATTGATTCTCAACCAGAACATGAATATAAAGAATGTTTAAAGAAAGCATTTGCTTTATGGAAAGCAAAAGAGCTGAGCGAAGAAGAGTATGTACAATTAAGCATGAGGTGA
- the pabA gene encoding aminodeoxychorismate/anthranilate synthase component II, with protein sequence MILMIDNYDSFTYNLVQYLGQLGEELIVKRNDEVTIAQIEQLQPHFLMISPGPCSPNEAGISMEAIQYFAGKIPIFGVCLGHQSIAQVFGGEVVRAERLMHGKTSPIFHDGKTIFTQIPNPFTATRYHSLIVKRETLPDCFDISAWTEEGEIMAIRHKTLPIEGVQFHPESIMTEYGLEMLKNFITLYRQK encoded by the coding sequence ATGATTTTAATGATTGATAATTATGATTCGTTTACGTATAACTTAGTCCAATATTTAGGGCAATTAGGGGAAGAATTGATCGTTAAACGAAACGATGAAGTAACGATTGCTCAAATTGAACAACTTCAACCACATTTTTTAATGATTTCCCCTGGTCCGTGCAGTCCGAATGAAGCAGGCATCAGCATGGAGGCGATTCAATATTTTGCAGGGAAGATCCCGATTTTTGGTGTATGTCTTGGGCATCAGTCGATTGCGCAAGTGTTTGGTGGGGAGGTTGTTCGGGCGGAACGTTTAATGCATGGTAAAACATCACCGATTTTTCATGATGGAAAGACGATTTTTACTCAAATTCCGAATCCGTTTACTGCTACGCGTTATCATTCGCTAATTGTAAAAAGAGAAACATTGCCCGATTGCTTTGACATTTCCGCGTGGACAGAAGAAGGGGAAATTATGGCCATTCGCCATAAAACATTGCCAATTGAAGGGGTGCAGTTTCATCCTGAGTCGATCATGACGGAATACGGTTTAGAAATGCTTAAAAATTTTATTACATTATACAGACAAAAGTGA
- the pabC gene encoding aminodeoxychorismate lyase: MFVYVNGQIVKNEDARISPFDHGFMYGLGVFETFRVYDGHPFLLDDHLVRLHNGLDMLNISCSITRNDVLHILSQLLEANVYRDAYVRLNVSAGIGDVGLQVEQYTHPTIIMYMKRIPNFAEEKACQTLQVRRNTPEGGVRLKSHHYLNNILGKREIGHHPNVEGIFLTEEGFVAEGIVSNIFWVKDGVVYTPSVQTGILNGVTRMFVIDLLHSWGIHVEEGFYSLQQLKNADEIFLTNSIQEVVPVCRLDENIYPGKCGEITKRLQRAYASFTTRLWTRYDRKDGYVN; the protein is encoded by the coding sequence ATGTTCGTTTACGTAAATGGACAAATCGTAAAAAATGAAGATGCTCGTATTTCACCGTTTGATCATGGATTTATGTATGGGCTCGGGGTGTTTGAAACATTCCGCGTATATGATGGACACCCATTTTTGCTTGATGATCATTTAGTTCGTCTTCATAACGGACTCGATATGCTCAACATTTCATGTTCTATCACTCGAAATGATGTTTTGCATATTCTTTCCCAATTGTTAGAGGCAAACGTTTATCGCGATGCGTATGTTCGTTTAAACGTCTCAGCTGGAATCGGCGATGTGGGGCTACAGGTGGAACAGTACACACATCCGACAATCATTATGTATATGAAACGTATTCCAAACTTTGCGGAAGAGAAAGCATGTCAAACTTTACAAGTGAGACGAAATACGCCAGAAGGGGGCGTTCGGTTAAAATCGCATCACTATTTAAACAATATTTTAGGTAAAAGAGAAATTGGTCATCATCCGAACGTAGAAGGTATTTTCCTTACAGAAGAAGGATTTGTAGCAGAAGGAATTGTTTCTAACATTTTTTGGGTGAAAGATGGTGTTGTGTACACCCCTTCCGTACAAACAGGGATTTTAAACGGTGTGACTCGAATGTTTGTGATCGATTTACTGCACTCATGGGGCATTCATGTCGAAGAAGGGTTTTATTCCTTGCAACAGCTGAAAAACGCAGATGAAATCTTTTTAACAAATTCCATTCAAGAAGTTGTGCCGGTTTGTCGGCTAGATGAGAATATATATCCCGGGAAATGTGGGGAAATAACAAAACGTCTCCAACGTGCATACGCATCGTTTACAACGCGTTTATGGACAAGGTACGACAGAAAGGATGGGTACGTCAATTGA
- the folP gene encoding dihydropteroate synthase, with the protein MDKVRQKGWVRQLIDVIYCGKHKLDLRKQTVIMGILNATPDSFSDGGKFNHVEQAVERAKQLVAEGANIIDIGGESTRPGAEKVPLEEELRRVIPIVEAVAKAVDVPISIDTYKAEVAKQAIEAGATMINDVWGAKADPNMAKVAANYGVPIVLMHNRHDRHYKDFISDMINDLKESIHLVKQAGVTDEQIIIDPGIGFAKTVEHNLEVMRRLDEFSVLGYPILLGTSRKSFIGHVLDLPVHERVEGTGATVCLGIAKGVHIVRVHDVLPIARMAKMMDAMIGRGWEYER; encoded by the coding sequence ATGGACAAGGTACGACAGAAAGGATGGGTACGTCAATTGATTGATGTCATTTATTGCGGAAAGCATAAGTTAGATTTACGAAAACAAACGGTCATTATGGGCATTTTAAATGCAACGCCTGATTCTTTTTCTGATGGTGGGAAGTTCAATCACGTAGAGCAGGCGGTTGAACGTGCAAAACAACTCGTAGCTGAGGGAGCGAACATCATTGATATCGGGGGCGAATCAACTCGCCCTGGGGCTGAAAAAGTACCGCTTGAAGAAGAGTTGCGTCGCGTCATTCCAATTGTAGAAGCAGTCGCTAAAGCAGTAGATGTACCAATCTCTATCGATACGTATAAAGCAGAAGTCGCAAAACAAGCCATTGAAGCAGGAGCAACGATGATTAACGATGTTTGGGGAGCGAAAGCCGATCCGAACATGGCTAAAGTAGCGGCTAATTACGGTGTTCCGATTGTGTTAATGCATAATCGTCACGATCGCCATTATAAAGATTTTATTTCAGATATGATCAATGATTTAAAAGAGAGTATACATCTTGTAAAGCAAGCGGGTGTGACGGACGAGCAAATTATTATCGATCCAGGTATTGGTTTTGCTAAAACAGTAGAGCATAATTTAGAAGTGATGCGTCGATTGGACGAGTTTTCTGTTCTCGGTTACCCTATTTTGTTAGGGACATCGCGAAAGTCATTTATCGGACATGTGCTTGATTTACCCGTTCATGAACGAGTAGAAGGAACAGGAGCAACAGTTTGCCTCGGTATCGCCAAAGGAGTGCATATCGTTCGCGTACATGACGTTTTACCGATCGCTAGAATGGCTAAAATGATGGATGCGATGATCGGGAGAGGGTGGGAGTATGAGCGATAA
- the folB gene encoding dihydroneopterin aldolase — MSDKIYVQQMEFYGYHGVFPEENKLGQRFYVDVIIETNLRKAGVTDDLNETVNYAHIYDICQSIVEGKPFQLIEAVAEHIAEQILSAYATISSCTVKVTKPNPPIKGHYAYVAVEITRGR, encoded by the coding sequence ATGAGCGATAAAATTTACGTTCAGCAAATGGAATTTTACGGTTATCACGGGGTATTTCCTGAAGAAAATAAGCTCGGTCAACGTTTTTATGTTGATGTCATCATTGAAACAAATTTAAGAAAAGCAGGCGTCACCGACGATTTAAATGAAACGGTTAACTATGCACATATATATGACATATGTCAAAGTATTGTCGAAGGGAAGCCATTTCAATTGATCGAAGCAGTAGCAGAACACATTGCTGAGCAAATTTTATCTGCTTATGCAACAATCTCATCTTGTACTGTCAAGGTGACGAAGCCAAACCCACCTATTAAAGGTCACTATGCGTATGTGGCGGTTGAAATTACGAGAGGGCGTTAA
- the folK gene encoding 2-amino-4-hydroxy-6-hydroxymethyldihydropteridine diphosphokinase: protein MEHIAYIALGSNIGDRFDYLRKAVTALNNHSCISVLATSSVYETDPVGYVEQACFLNMVVKVATSLSPFALLEATMDIEKQFGRKREVHWGPRTLDLDILLYNHENIETEQLIIPHPRMYERAFVLIPLFEIDESLIIPSVQHPLRSYVEQLSDQGVRIWKSRQAVEEQFMLARKEGV from the coding sequence ATGGAACATATTGCTTATATTGCATTAGGCTCAAATATAGGAGATCGTTTTGATTATTTACGTAAAGCGGTCACGGCTTTAAATAACCACTCATGTATTTCTGTTTTAGCGACATCTTCCGTTTATGAAACAGATCCGGTTGGATATGTCGAACAAGCTTGTTTTTTAAATATGGTTGTAAAGGTTGCTACGTCGCTATCTCCATTTGCTTTGTTAGAAGCAACGATGGACATTGAAAAACAGTTTGGTCGAAAACGAGAAGTTCATTGGGGGCCACGAACGTTAGACCTTGACATTTTGCTATATAATCACGAAAATATTGAAACAGAACAACTTATCATTCCGCATCCGCGTATGTATGAACGGGCGTTTGTATTAATCCCGTTGTTTGAAATAGATGAATCGTTAATTATTCCTTCCGTTCAACATCCTTTACGTTCGTACGTTGAACAGTTATCGGATCAAGGTGTTCGTATATGGAAAAGTCGCCAAGCGGTGGAGGAACAATTTATGTTAGCAAGAAAGGAGGGAGTTTAA
- the dusB gene encoding tRNA dihydrouridine synthase DusB: MFKIGNVQINNPVVLAPMAGVCNSAFRLTVKEFGAGLVCAEMVSDKAILFNNPKTMGMLYIDEREKPLSLQIFGGEKETLVQAAKYVDKHTNADIIDINMGCPVPKITKCDAGAKWLLDPNKIYDMVAAVVDAVEKPVTVKMRIGWDEHHIYAVENAQAVERAGGQAVAVHGRTRVQMYEGKADWNVIKQVKEAVRIPVIGNGDVQTPQDAKRMLEQTGVDGVMIGRAALGNPWMIYRTVRYLETGELIPEPSVREKIEVCILHLDRLIALKNEHIAVKEMRKHAAWYLKGIRGNAKVRNAINECQTRNELVALLMNFVEEVEAKESDVVMEV; encoded by the coding sequence ATGTTCAAGATCGGAAATGTACAAATTAATAATCCTGTCGTTCTTGCTCCGATGGCAGGCGTATGTAATTCAGCTTTTCGCCTAACTGTAAAAGAGTTTGGTGCAGGGCTTGTTTGTGCAGAGATGGTTAGCGATAAAGCGATTTTATTTAATAATCCAAAAACAATGGGAATGCTCTATATTGATGAGCGTGAAAAACCATTGAGCTTGCAAATTTTTGGTGGAGAAAAAGAAACACTTGTACAAGCAGCTAAATATGTAGATAAGCATACGAATGCGGACATTATTGATATTAACATGGGATGTCCTGTCCCGAAAATTACAAAATGCGATGCGGGGGCAAAATGGCTATTAGATCCAAATAAAATTTATGATATGGTGGCAGCAGTTGTTGATGCCGTAGAAAAGCCTGTAACGGTAAAAATGCGGATTGGTTGGGATGAACATCACATTTATGCTGTTGAAAATGCTCAGGCGGTAGAACGGGCAGGGGGACAAGCTGTGGCTGTTCATGGGCGAACACGCGTGCAAATGTATGAAGGAAAAGCCGATTGGAACGTCATTAAGCAAGTAAAAGAAGCGGTTCGCATCCCTGTTATTGGCAACGGTGATGTCCAGACTCCTCAAGATGCTAAACGAATGTTAGAGCAAACAGGTGTTGACGGAGTGATGATTGGCCGAGCAGCCCTTGGTAATCCTTGGATGATTTATCGCACAGTTCGTTATTTGGAAACAGGTGAGCTCATTCCGGAACCATCAGTACGTGAAAAAATCGAAGTATGCATTTTGCATTTAGATCGTTTGATCGCTTTGAAAAATGAGCATATTGCTGTGAAAGAGATGCGCAAACATGCTGCATGGTACTTAAAAGGTATTCGTGGAAACGCGAAAGTGCGTAACGCGATTAACGAATGTCAGACGCGCAATGAGCTTGTGGCGTTACTGATGAATTTTGTCGAAGAAGTTGAGGCAAAAGAAAGTGATGTCGTGATGGAAGTGTAA